From the Candidatus Obscuribacterales bacterium genome, the window CGGAGCCTTCAGCCACTTAGCCATCTGAGCTGTGCTGCCTTCCTCCGTATCGCCATAGCCATCAAACAGGCCCATCACGCCTTCAATCACCGCCACATCAGCATCGTGACAGGCATGGTAGACGGTCTGACGGTTGACCAACGGCGACAGCATCCAGCCATCGAGGTTGTAGGACGTGCGCCCCGTGGCCAGGCGATGATGACCCGGATCGATGAAATCTGGCCCCACTTTGAAGGGCTGCACCCGTAATCCTCGCCGCTGCCAAGCTCGCATCAGCCCGATCGCCACGGAGGTTTTCCCAACGCCGCTCTGGGTACCCGCGATCGCCACCATGGGCATCTGTCGTTGCATCAGTTCCACTTGCTTACCTACTCGCGTCTGGCCATGATGCCATGACGCTAGGCTGTTTAACGGTCGAACTCGTGTTCATCCAAGGTCTTGATCGTAGTACTCGGATGTCCATAGCAACCTGCCAAGGGGGCGGCAAAGCGATCGCTCTCCAACTTGCCTCTACAGGAGGAGATGATCCTGGTTGACGCGATTAGCATTGACAGTTTGCAGCACGATCAACGGCTGCGATCGCCCGCCCACGAACACCGATGTATTATTCCCCGTCTGCACCAACTCGATCTCATTGCGGAAGATGGCTCCTGGACTGCCGCTGTCGCTGAACAGATCTTGTAGATCGATCACGTCTCGATCTAGCTCAAAGTCGGTGATGATGTGGGTGCCACGGTTGCGGGTAAATAAGAACGTATCCCGTCCTGCACCGCCCGTGAGGATCGTTTGACCATGGCCGCTGATGAGCAGGTCATCCCCATCACCGCCCACGAGGCGATCGCTGCCGTTGCCGCCTCGAAGGACATCATCCCCGCCGCCGCCCCGCAGACGATCGTCGCCTGCCGTGCCGATGAGGACGTTGGGGCCAGCGTCTCCGGTGAGCGTGATGCCATCGTTGACGGAGAGCGATCGCGTGGCGCGATCATCATCGAGAATCGTCACGGTGGCGGTGCGTCTTCTGGTTTGGGCATTCCTGACGCTCGTAAGCTGCAGCCGAAATTGCTCATTGGGTTCCACCGTGGTATCACCGAAAATCGGAACTTTAATGACTTTACGGGTTTGCCCTGGTCGGAAGACTAGCCGCCCTCGCACCCGTCCATAGTCGCTGTTGGCAACTTGGGCCGTGCCGTCTACGGTTTGATATCCTATCTGAACGGGCAAGCCACTCGCCTGGTTGAGGCGAAGGACAATGTTCGCAAAACGCCGGCCGCGATCGCCCTCTTGCACCCGTACTGCCCTCATCGTGAGGGTGGGTTGGGGATCATCGTTGAGAATCCTAACCACGCCTTGATTTTTTCTGATCTCGGCAGCGGTGGGATTACTGAGGTTGATGAAGAAAGGTTCGTTGCGCTCAAAGCGGCGATCGCCCACGATGGGAATGGAAATCTGCTGGACAGTTTCGCCGGGCTGGAAGGTAAGGATGCCGTCTTGGGTGCTGTAGTCTTCTCCGGCGATAGCGGCGCGGTTGGCAGTGGCGTAGTTGACCGTAACTACCTCTGTGCTAGGGGCTGTTAATGTGACTGGAATGACGGCATCTTGCTGCCCACGATGGCCTTCTATCTGACGCACATTACGGATAATAATAGAGGGGCGATCGTCGTCGTTCACCAGCGTAGCGGTTCCCACCACGGGGGTAGGATCAGCATTCACGATGTTGGTCAATGCCAGGCTAAAGGTTTCGTCGTCTTCAAAGGCGCGATCGCCAATGACTGAAACGGTGACGAAAGCTGTGGCTTCACCTGCGGGTAAGGTAAGTTGTCCTTGGGTGGGAGTATAGTCCTCGGCGGTCGCTGAGCCATCTTGAGTTGCGTAGTCAAGCGTGATTGGGGCGCTGGTAAAGCCGTTGACCTGAAGTTCAAACACCGCATTTTGAGTGCCGCTATCTCCTTCCAATACGGTGATGTCACGGATGGTGAGTTGAGGTAGAGCGTCATCGTTGAGGAGGGTGACGGTGGCTAGACTTGTGCCTAGAGTGGTGTTAACGGGATTGCTGAGGACAACGTTGAAGCGTTCCTCCTCTTCATTGACCAGGTCGCCGATCACTGTGAGGGATAGGATTGCTTGGGTTTCGCCAGACGCAAAGGTCAAACTGCCGGCGATCGCTGAGTAGTCTTCATCGCGGCGGGCGGTGTCGTCTTGGGTGCTGTAGGCGAGGGTGATGGTTTCGCTGCTGGGGTTGCTGAGGCGCACGGTCACTGGCGCGAGGCTGTTGCCGCTGTCCCCTTCCACAACCGTGGTGCCAACTAGGGTGACGGTGGGCTGAGGATCGTCGTCGAGGATGGTGGCGGTGCCCTGGGGGGCGGATAGGGTGGCCCCGACGGCATCGGACAGCCCCACTCGGAAGGTTTCCTCGGGTTCAAAGCTGAGGTCGTTGATGATGCCGACCGTCAAGGTTTGCAGAACTTGCCCGGCGGCAAAGGTGAGAGTACCGCTGCTGGCCAGATAGTCCTGCCCAGCGATCGCACTGTTGTCCTCGGTGCTGTAGTTGACGGTCACGGTGCGGCCGGCGGGGCGATCGAGGCTGACGGTGAAGATGGTCTGTCCGGCCCCTTCGCTGAGGCTACGGTTGGTGATCGATAAAACTGGCGGCAGGTCATCATCAACCAGGGTGGCGATCGCTGTTGTGGTGCCGGGAAGTGCGTTGGTGGCGTTGCCTAGCAGCAGTTGGAAGGTCTCGTCGTCTTCATTCAGGTCGTCGCCTAGGATGTTGATGGTAATCAGGCGTTGGGTGTCGCCGGGGGCAAAGGTAAGGCGATCGCCTGCTACGGCGGTGTAGTCATCGGGAGCGAGGGCGCTACCGTTTTGGGTGCGATAGTCAAGGGTAATCTCTTGACCTGAGGGGCGATCGAGGTTGACGGTAAACACGGCCGTTCCAGCATTTTCCACCACCGTGAGGTCGCTGATGCTATAGGTGGGGGGCAGGTCGTCATCTTGGATAGTGCCTAGGGCGCGATCGCTGGCTAGCTCGACGTTGGTGGCTCCATTCAGCCGCAATTGGAAGATACGATCCTCGTTATCTAGGTCATCATCGGCGATGGTGACGGTGACCAACTGCCGGGTTTCGCCGGGGGCAAAGGTCAGTGGTGTGGCCAGGACGGGCGTATAGTGAACCGATCCGATGGCGGTGTCGTCGTCTGTACGATAGTTGACGGTGACGGGTTTCCCTGACGCATCGTTGAGGTCAAGGGTAAAGATCATCTGTCCCGCCTGCTCTGTGGCGATCGCATTCTGAATCGTCAGGATGGGCGGTGCATCATCATCCAGAATAGTGCCCGTGGCGATCTCTTGGTCGAGGGTGACGTTTATGGGGTTGCTGAGGTTGAGTTGGAAGGTCTCTTGGTCTTCATCCAGGCTGTCGTTGATCAGCGGCACGGAGAGGGTTTGAACGGTTGTCCCTGCTGCAAAGGTGAGGGTACCGGCGGCGGGAGCCACATAGTCGAAGGGGGCGATCGCGGTACCGTTGTTGACCTGGTAGTCAACGGCGATATCTTGGCCGGAGGGCGTATTCAGGGTAAGGGTAAACACCATTTGACCGTCGCCTTCTCCGCTGCTTTCAAGCGCCGTGACGTTGCCGACGGTCAGAATGGGGGGCAGGTCGTTGTCTACAATAGTGCCGATGCCGACGCTGGTGCCGAGACGGGCGTTGCTCTCGCTGCTCAGCTCCACTCGGAACTGCTCGGTATCGGCTTCGTCCAGATTGTCGTTGAGGATGGCAACGGTCACCAACTGGAGCGTTTCGCCGGGGGCAAAGGTGACGGCTCCGTTGGTGACGGCGGTGAAGTCCTCCGGCGCGATCGCTGTATCGTTGGCGGTGCGGTAGCCTACGGTAATCGGGCGGGCGGAGGGTGCATCTAGGGTGACGGTGAAGACGGCCTGCCCATCGGTTTCGCTACCCAGGGCATCGCTAAGGGAGGCGATCGGTGCTAGATCATTATCTAAAATCGTGCCGGTGGCGGAACTGTTGCCTAAGGTAACGTTGGTGCCCTGGTTAAGGTTGATAAGAACGGTCTCGTCTGCTTCGTCGAGCAAATCGTCGATCACGGTCACGGTCACCAGTTGTAGAGTCTCGCCGGGGGCAAAGGTGAGGGTGCTGGAGGGAATGGCGCCGTAGTCGGCGGGGGCGATCGCTGTCCCATTGCTGGTTTGATAATCGACGGTGATGTCTTTGCCAGAAGGAGCATCCAGGATCAGGCTGAAGATAAGTTGCTCATCGCCTTCGCTGGCGCTGCTGTTGGCGATGGTCAGCGCTGGTGGCAAGTCGTCGTCGAAGATGGTGGCAATCGCCCCTGGGTTACCTAAGGTAGCGTTAGTAACGTTATCTAAACTGACCTGAAAGGTTTCCGTATCTTCATGGAGGGCATCGCCAATGACCGTCACCGTTATGGTTTTCAGGGTTTCGCCAGGGGCAAAGGTAAGCGTGGCGGCATTGGCAAGAAAGTCACCGTCTGCGATCGCTTCAATCCCTGATGTGCTGTGGTCTACGGTGACAGTTTGGCTGCTAGGCTGGGACAGGGTGACGGTGAACACCGCGAGACTATCAACGCCTGTACCTTCTGTCATGCTGAGGTCGCCGGTCGCGAGATTGATCTGGGGGGTGGCGATCGCCACGCCGCTGGAAAATTCTGAGGTATCCCCAGTGTTTAGGTGGGTGGCCGTGGCGGTGATCAACTCTCCTAGGGCAGCGTTTTCTAAGGATGCCGTGAAGGTCACCGTGCCGTTGTCGTCCGTGTTGACGATCACGAACCCTAAGGGCGTTTGTCCTTCTCCATGGCCGCTACCGTCTAGGGCGATGTTGCCGAAAAAGTCGAGGCGGAAGCTGGTGTTGGGCGTGCTGGTAAAACTGCCCATGACCACCGCATTGCCTTCAATCAATTCCGCTGCGGTGAGCACCGGGAAGTTTTGCAGACCATTGGCTCCCGTATCCGCATCTGTGGGGTCATTAGCCGTCACCCCATCCCCGCCGAGGTCAATGCCCAAACCACCGTTGTTGACGATCTGGTTGCCCTGGATGCGGTTGCCCTGGGCGTTGCCGCTCACCAAAATGCCACTGCCCTCATGGTTGGCGATGCGGTTGCCCTCGGCTCCATCCCCGCCGATGATGGTATTCGTGCTATCAGCGATCGCAATCCCAGTACCGTTGCCCGCACCGATCCCAATATCGTTGCCCTGGATGCGGTGGCCGGTGGCCATATCCGCCAACCGAATGCCTGCCTGGCTATTGCCTTCGATCACGTTGCGATCGCCCGGTGTAGGGCCGCCAATCACTGTGTCTGCTGCACCGATGATGTGAATGCCGTTGCCGCCATTGTTGGTGAGCCAATTTCCCGTCAGGCTATGGCCATCACTCGACACCAGAATGCCATCGCCGCTGAAGTTGCTAATCTGCAACCCGCGAATCACGCTGCCCGCCGATCCAGCGCCTAGGGCTAGCCCAGTTGCAATCAGTCCGTTGCCATCGAGGGCGATCGCGATCGTTCCATTACTGCCCACAGCTTGGGTATTGACCACCGAGCCCAGTTGGCTATAGCCCTGAATGGTGATCGGTGCAGTCAGTACCGGCAGTGCTTCATCGAGAAGAATGGTGTGTGGGCCGTCGCCGGGAATGTTGAAGGTGATCGTGCCGCCGCCGAGAGCATTGGCATTGAGGATGGCTTGGCGGAGGGTGCCTTCGCCGCGATCGCCCGTGTCAGTGACGACTAGGTCATTGAAGCCAAGGGTGACTAGACCGCTGTTGTTGGTGCGATCGACCCCGTAGGCGATGTTCTCCTCCAGCGTTAGGGTGACGGTTTCATCAGCCTCGGCCACGTCATCGTTGATGGGCACCACCGATAGATTGACCGATGCTACCCCATCGGGAATGACGACCTGCACCTGCGTGGGGCTGAGAATGGTCAGGCTGCCGGCGCTTATGCCTAGGCTATAGTCGGCAGTGAACTGAGCATTCCCCCCCACGGTGAGCACCACCGTAATGTCTCCGGTGGCTGCATCCCGGCTGAGTTGATAGCTGCCTGGCGTTCCGGCATTTTCGTCCGCCCTGTCCACGAGGGTAGTGAGCTGGACGGTGGCAACCCGCTGGATGCTCGCAGAAAACTCGGAGGTACTGCCAGCTTCACTGGTGGCCGTCGCGATAATATGGGGACGCCCAAAGACAGAGGGAGCCTCTAGGCTAAAGGTAGCGTCACCATCTCCATTGGTGGTCACCGCTTGGCTGCCCAGATACACTGCTCCTTGACCATTGGGCAAGCTGCTAGCGTAGACGTCGATGACCGCGTTGATGAAGGGATTGCTGTTGAAGGTGCCAGTAATGGTGGTGCCGTTGGCGACATCGAGAATGGGCGTATTTTGTAATCCGTTGGGGCCGATATCTGCGTCCAAAGCATCATTGGGTGTCTGACCATCATTACCCAGATCAATGCCCAATCCACCCCCCGTTAAAGTAATTTGGTTACCGCGAATCGCGTTTTGGGTGGCGGTATCCTCAACAATAACGCCCCTACCGTTAACATTGGTGATGGTGTTGCCTTCCCCAGGCTGAACGCCGCCGACGCGGTTGCTGCTGGAACCAAAGCGCAGATTAATGCCCTGGTTGCCAAAATTGCTGATCGCGTTGCCTTGGATGGTGTTGCCATTGGCGCTGAAGACATCAATACTGGCAAATCCCCCGCGAATGATGTTGCCTTCACCTGCACCCGCTCCCCCAATCAAGCTGTTATTGGTGCCGCTAAGCTGGATTCCCAGGATGCCGTTGCCTAATAGGGTGGTACCGTCCGCTGCCGCACCGATGTAGTTGCCCTGTACGGCTAAGTTGGCGGTATTGAAGGAAAAGATGCCGATTTGGTTGCCAGAAATAACGTTGCGGCTGGCGGGGGTGGTACCGCCGATATAGCTGTTGGTGCCAAATTGGCTAACGAGAATTCCCTGATCGTTGCGGGTTGAAGCGTTGACGACTGATCCTGTGGCGTCGGTGCCAATATAGTTGCCCCGCACCACCACATCGCGGGTGTTGATTTCAATCCCCCGCTGAAACTGGTTAAAGACTAAACCTGAAATGACACTGCCCGCCGCTCCTTCATTGAGCAATAGCCCTGCAAAGCTTGCGGTGCCTTGGCCTTGCAGGACAATGGTGAGGACGGCATTACTGCCTGCGACTTGGGTGTTTTGAGCTGAGCCTGCTTGGCTGTAGCCATCAATGGCGATCGCTGCCGTTAGGGCCGGTAGGGCGGTGGCGAGGGCAATGGTGTGGGGGCCATCTCCGGGAATAGCGAAGGCGATCGCTCCTCCCCCCGCCGCATTGGCCGCTAGGATAGCTTGCCGTAGCGATCCGGCACCATCGTCATTGGTATTGGTGACGGTAAATGTAAGGTTTGCGCTGCCTGGCGTGGCGTTGAGCCCAAAGGCGATCGTGTCTTGACTGACAATCGTATCGCTGCCGTCGGGGCTGCGCACCAGGGAGCGTCCGGCATTGTCATTGCCCCAGTCTTCCACGGTGTCTACCAGGGTGGCGGTGGATGAGAAACCGGCGTAGCTGGTGGGCGTGGTGGCGATCGCTCCGTCATAGCGTAGTTGGATATAGGCGTCGTCGCTGGGATCGTATACAACAACGTTGTCGCCATTGTTATTGAAAATGCCGGAGCTAGCTCCGGCATCAAACACTAAGGTATTGGCAGACAGGATGGGTAAACTGCCGCCTGCCTGCACCCCTGTCACCACCACTGCATAGCTGCCCGGTTGCAGAACTGCACCTTCGGGAAAGGTGAACCAGCGACCCGCTTCTCCGTCCCAGAGTTCTAAGCCGCCGAGGTCAATGGGACGGGTACCCACGTTGCGGAGTTCGATAAACTCATCGGTGTCACCAGACATGCCATTGCCGTCTGTGTCTACGTTGGCTGTAGCGCTATTCGGATCAATCAGAAGTTCATTGATGGCAATACCGCCACGCAGCACACTGGTCGTGAAGGGCATGGATGAGATCCTTATTAAGTAAAGGTAGGAAGTGAGGTGAAAGCAGGACAGACATGGGTGTATCAACTCAGCCGAGGTGTTGGGGTAGGGGCTGCTCAACTAACAAAAACCTACGACGCTCACCCCAACCCCTCTCTGCTTCGGTTTCCTATCCCCTGGGGAGAGGGCTAGGGTGAGGGCTGGCTGGTAACACAGCCAGTCAATCAAGGGTAGGGCAAGAGGTGTTGCGCTCACCTGAGAGATACCCAACGTTGCGATGGATGGGCTCAAGTGGCAATCATCAGAGATGCAATAGTCCCCAATCGGGATGCGGCTTGCCATTCTGTAAGTCCATGGCTGCCATGGCATGTTGAATGCTCAAAGCTGGCTCAACCTAAGATATGGCTGGGCCTCGAAGCATGGTGATCCTGATAGCGATGCCTGAGTGAGCTAGGATGCGTTGTGAACGATCCCTGGCAATAGTACTGAATGATGCCTGAGTACGTAGACAATAAGCACCTTCATCTCAGGAAATACACGTGTGCAGCAGTGAAGATCTGTCTTGAGTAAACGCTATGTTGAGCGGCGATCGCCAGCTTTCTTTCTATGCTTCATATAGATTTTACGGGTTAGAA encodes:
- a CDS encoding Calx-beta domain-containing protein, with the protein product MPFTTSVLRGGIAINELLIDPNSATANVDTDGNGMSGDTDEFIELRNVGTRPIDLGGLELWDGEAGRWFTFPEGAVLQPGSYAVVVTGVQAGGSLPILSANTLVFDAGASSGIFNNNGDNVVVYDPSDDAYIQLRYDGAIATTPTSYAGFSSTATLVDTVEDWGNDNAGRSLVRSPDGSDTIVSQDTIAFGLNATPGSANLTFTVTNTNDDGAGSLRQAILAANAAGGGAIAFAIPGDGPHTIALATALPALTAAIAIDGYSQAGSAQNTQVAGSNAVLTIVLQGQGTASFAGLLLNEGAAGSVISGLVFNQFQRGIEINTRDVVVRGNYIGTDATGSVVNASTRNDQGILVSQFGTNSYIGGTTPASRNVISGNQIGIFSFNTANLAVQGNYIGAAADGTTLLGNGILGIQLSGTNNSLIGGAGAGEGNIIRGGFASIDVFSANGNTIQGNAISNFGNQGINLRFGSSSNRVGGVQPGEGNTITNVNGRGVIVEDTATQNAIRGNQITLTGGGLGIDLGNDGQTPNDALDADIGPNGLQNTPILDVANGTTITGTFNSNPFINAVIDVYASSLPNGQGAVYLGSQAVTTNGDGDATFSLEAPSVFGRPHIIATATSEAGSTSEFSASIQRVATVQLTTLVDRADENAGTPGSYQLSRDAATGDITVVLTVGGNAQFTADYSLGISAGSLTILSPTQVQVVIPDGVASVNLSVVPINDDVAEADETVTLTLEENIAYGVDRTNNSGLVTLGFNDLVVTDTGDRGEGTLRQAILNANALGGGTITFNIPGDGPHTILLDEALPVLTAPITIQGYSQLGSVVNTQAVGSNGTIAIALDGNGLIATGLALGAGSAGSVIRGLQISNFSGDGILVSSDGHSLTGNWLTNNGGNGIHIIGAADTVIGGPTPGDRNVIEGNSQAGIRLADMATGHRIQGNDIGIGAGNGTGIAIADSTNTIIGGDGAEGNRIANHEGSGILVSGNAQGNRIQGNQIVNNGGLGIDLGGDGVTANDPTDADTGANGLQNFPVLTAAELIEGNAVVMGSFTSTPNTSFRLDFFGNIALDGSGHGEGQTPLGFVIVNTDDNGTVTFTASLENAALGELITATATHLNTGDTSEFSSGVAIATPQINLATGDLSMTEGTGVDSLAVFTVTLSQPSSQTVTVDHSTSGIEAIADGDFLANAATLTFAPGETLKTITVTVIGDALHEDTETFQVSLDNVTNATLGNPGAIATIFDDDLPPALTIANSSASEGDEQLIFSLILDAPSGKDITVDYQTSNGTAIAPADYGAIPSSTLTFAPGETLQLVTVTVIDDLLDEADETVLINLNQGTNVTLGNSSATGTILDNDLAPIASLSDALGSETDGQAVFTVTLDAPSARPITVGYRTANDTAIAPEDFTAVTNGAVTFAPGETLQLVTVAILNDNLDEADTEQFRVELSSESNARLGTSVGIGTIVDNDLPPILTVGNVTALESSGEGDGQMVFTLTLNTPSGQDIAVDYQVNNGTAIAPFDYVAPAAGTLTFAAGTTVQTLSVPLINDSLDEDQETFQLNLSNPINVTLDQEIATGTILDDDAPPILTIQNAIATEQAGQMIFTLDLNDASGKPVTVNYRTDDDTAIGSVHYTPVLATPLTFAPGETRQLVTVTIADDDLDNEDRIFQLRLNGATNVELASDRALGTIQDDDLPPTYSISDLTVVENAGTAVFTVNLDRPSGQEITLDYRTQNGSALAPDDYTAVAGDRLTFAPGDTQRLITINILGDDLNEDDETFQLLLGNATNALPGTTTAIATLVDDDLPPVLSITNRSLSEGAGQTIFTVSLDRPAGRTVTVNYSTEDNSAIAGQDYLASSGTLTFAAGQVLQTLTVGIINDLSFEPEETFRVGLSDAVGATLSAPQGTATILDDDPQPTVTLVGTTVVEGDSGNSLAPVTVRLSNPSSETITLAYSTQDDTARRDEDYSAIAGSLTFASGETQAILSLTVIGDLVNEEEERFNVVLSNPVNTTLGTSLATVTLLNDDALPQLTIRDITVLEGDSGTQNAVFELQVNGFTSAPITLDYATQDGSATAEDYTPTQGQLTLPAGEATAFVTVSVIGDRAFEDDETFSLALTNIVNADPTPVVGTATLVNDDDRPSIIIRNVRQIEGHRGQQDAVIPVTLTAPSTEVVTVNYATANRAAIAGEDYSTQDGILTFQPGETVQQISIPIVGDRRFERNEPFFINLSNPTAAEIRKNQGVVRILNDDPQPTLTMRAVRVQEGDRGRRFANIVLRLNQASGLPVQIGYQTVDGTAQVANSDYGRVRGRLVFRPGQTRKVIKVPIFGDTTVEPNEQFRLQLTSVRNAQTRRRTATVTILDDDRATRSLSVNDGITLTGDAGPNVLIGTAGDDRLRGGGGDDVLRGGNGSDRLVGGDGDDLLISGHGQTILTGGAGRDTFLFTRNRGTHIITDFELDRDVIDLQDLFSDSGSPGAIFRNEIELVQTGNNTSVFVGGRSQPLIVLQTVNANRVNQDHLLL